A genomic region of Terriglobales bacterium contains the following coding sequences:
- a CDS encoding acetyl-CoA carboxylase carboxyltransferase subunit alpha, with protein sequence MAQPGVSLIYELVNRELESVRDAAGNGKLMDSADQAKQDLENIEQQIRHLEDIAGENQEARKQLQALHGQVDALRRQMTRSGPWQKTELARHPQRPYTLDYIERVFTDWSEIHGDRGFSDDPAIVAGMARFNGQEVVVIGTQKGRDAKQRVYRNFGMPNPEGYRKALRVMRIAEKFHRPVFTLVDTPGAYPGLGAEERGQAEAIARNLREMSRLKVPIITVITGEGGSGGALAIAVADRVLMMENSIYSVISPEGCASIMWRDASKRELAAEAMRITAGDLSEFHCVDDLVPEPAGGAQNDWDAAGRMLGESLQKHLGELQAKPLQQLLADRYKKFRNIAQFFTE encoded by the coding sequence TTGGCCCAACCTGGCGTATCGCTGATCTACGAGCTGGTGAACCGGGAATTGGAATCGGTCCGGGACGCCGCGGGAAACGGAAAGCTGATGGACTCGGCCGATCAGGCAAAGCAGGACCTCGAAAATATCGAGCAGCAAATCCGGCACCTGGAAGACATTGCCGGCGAAAACCAGGAGGCGCGCAAACAGCTGCAGGCCCTGCACGGCCAGGTGGACGCCCTTCGCCGGCAAATGACCCGCTCTGGACCCTGGCAGAAGACCGAACTCGCGCGCCACCCGCAGCGGCCTTATACCCTCGACTACATCGAGCGCGTTTTCACCGACTGGAGCGAGATTCACGGCGACCGCGGATTCTCCGATGACCCCGCCATCGTTGCCGGAATGGCGCGCTTCAACGGCCAGGAAGTTGTCGTTATCGGGACCCAGAAAGGCCGGGACGCCAAGCAGCGCGTCTACCGGAATTTCGGCATGCCCAATCCCGAAGGCTACCGCAAGGCGCTGCGCGTGATGCGAATCGCCGAGAAATTTCACCGGCCGGTTTTCACCCTGGTCGACACGCCGGGCGCTTACCCCGGCCTGGGCGCCGAGGAACGCGGCCAGGCGGAGGCGATTGCCCGCAATTTGCGCGAGATGTCGCGCCTGAAGGTTCCGATCATCACCGTGATTACAGGTGAAGGTGGCAGCGGGGGCGCGCTCGCCATTGCCGTGGCCGACCGCGTGCTGATGATGGAGAACTCCATCTATTCCGTGATTTCTCCCGAGGGCTGTGCGTCCATCATGTGGCGGGATGCCAGCAAGCGGGAACTGGCCGCCGAAGCGATGCGCATCACCGCCGGCGACCTCAGCGAATTTCACTGTGTTGACGACCTTGTTCCTGAACCGGCGGGCGGAGCGCAGAACGACTGGGACGCTGCCGGACGCATGCTGGGCGAATCTCTGCAAAAGCACCTGGGAGAGCTCCAGGCAAAGCCCTTGCAGCAACTGCTGGCCGATCGTTACAAGAAGTTTCGCAACATCGCCCAATTTTTCACCGAATAG
- the dnaE gene encoding DNA polymerase III subunit alpha, whose translation MSDFVHLHLHTDYSLLDGACDIDKLVARVKELGMPAVAVTDHGNIFGAFNFFHAAKNAGVKPIIGCELYVCKKDDHNTSRMAPDGDTYNHLLVLAENDEGYRNLVKITSEASLHGFYYKPRISKRFLAEHSRGLVGLSGCLKGEIAERLMEAKYDAAQKAAGQFADIFGKKNFYLEIQNQGLEQEQTINPALHKLARELDLPLVATNDSHYLCEDDWHAQDVMVCIQTGKYIQDTNRMKFQTRHFYVKSYDEMLRMFNDAPEVLRRTLDIAERCNLKLEKIRNPFPHFEVPPGFTLDSYFEHVAREGFARRLNTIRELERQRRVKHSISDYEQRLAREIDIIRQMQFSGYFLIVWDFIRWAKERGIPVGPGRGSAAGSLVSYAMGITDLDPLQHELLFERFLNPERVSMPDIDVDFCMNRRGEVIHYVTEKYGRDNVAQIITFGTMMAKAAIKDVGRAMQIPYADVDRIAKMVPATLNITLDKALEDSPPLQAAYESESQTKELIDTAKRLEGLVRNAGVHAAGVVISPQPLIDLVPLHRTKNDEIVTAFDMKAIEKMGLLKMDFLGLTTLTILDDALKLVKQTRGEELDWNKIALDDAPTYEKVFHSGLTSGVFQFESHGMRDVLRRYKPSTVEDLTALNALYRPGPIQGGMIDDFIERKWGRRKIEYELPELEPILRETLGVIVYQEQVMQIANRLAGYSLGEADLLRRAMGKKKAEEMAAQRERFMRGAAAHGIPARKAEKIFDLMEQFAGYGFNKSHSAAYALLAYQTAYLKTHYPVEFMAALLTSLTGSTDDVVKYINECREMGIPVEPPDINVSDANFTPHGNAIRFGLAAIKNVGGNAIDSIVAARKKLGQLRSFFEFCENVDLRLLNKRVVESLIKSGAMDSLGRRKQLFDNVDKAMERGQKAQRDIEAGQHGLFGVFDEPQEQAPKSEYLDGAEWDEHQRLAAEKEILGFFITGHPLQKYESKLEDFGALSTQEICALKQSTGKDEIYSAGIITNLRVAKSRKGDLYAQGVLEDMLGTVDLIVFPEAYRRLQDKVKLEVPVLIKGGVRVEEGSNPKLLVGEIEPLEQAKPRLPRAIRIRLPLESATLDTVDGLHAHCVSHPGEAKVLFDVERAGDFMVIMEPEGYNVQPDRAFIARVEELCGRGSVRVVE comes from the coding sequence ATGTCTGACTTCGTCCACCTGCACCTGCACACCGACTACTCCCTTCTCGATGGGGCCTGCGACATTGACAAGCTGGTAGCGCGCGTCAAGGAACTCGGAATGCCCGCCGTCGCCGTCACCGACCACGGCAATATATTTGGCGCTTTCAACTTCTTTCACGCCGCTAAGAACGCCGGGGTCAAGCCGATCATCGGCTGCGAACTGTACGTCTGCAAGAAGGATGACCACAACACCAGCCGCATGGCCCCGGACGGCGATACCTACAATCACCTGCTGGTGCTGGCAGAAAATGACGAAGGCTATCGCAACCTGGTCAAGATCACGAGCGAGGCGTCTCTGCACGGGTTCTACTACAAGCCCCGCATCTCGAAACGCTTCCTGGCCGAGCATTCGCGCGGCCTGGTCGGGCTATCCGGGTGCCTGAAGGGCGAAATTGCCGAGCGCCTGATGGAAGCAAAGTACGACGCCGCGCAAAAGGCTGCCGGACAGTTCGCCGACATTTTCGGCAAAAAGAATTTTTACCTCGAGATCCAGAACCAGGGCCTGGAACAGGAGCAGACCATCAATCCTGCGCTGCACAAACTGGCGCGCGAACTCGATCTGCCGCTAGTCGCCACCAACGACAGTCATTACCTCTGCGAGGACGACTGGCACGCCCAGGACGTGATGGTCTGCATCCAGACCGGCAAGTACATCCAGGACACCAACCGGATGAAATTCCAAACGCGGCATTTCTACGTCAAGAGTTATGACGAGATGCTGCGCATGTTCAACGATGCGCCGGAGGTGCTGCGGCGCACGCTGGACATTGCCGAGCGCTGCAATCTGAAGCTGGAGAAGATCCGCAATCCATTTCCCCATTTCGAGGTTCCGCCCGGCTTCACGCTCGACAGCTATTTCGAACATGTGGCGCGCGAAGGATTCGCGCGGCGGCTGAACACGATCCGCGAACTCGAGCGCCAGAGGCGGGTGAAGCATTCCATCAGCGATTACGAGCAACGCCTGGCGCGCGAGATCGACATAATCCGGCAGATGCAGTTTTCGGGTTATTTCCTGATCGTGTGGGATTTCATCCGCTGGGCCAAGGAGCGCGGAATCCCGGTGGGGCCGGGGCGCGGCTCCGCTGCCGGCTCGCTGGTCTCCTACGCAATGGGGATCACCGACCTCGACCCGCTGCAACATGAACTGCTGTTTGAGCGCTTCCTGAACCCGGAACGCGTTTCCATGCCCGACATTGACGTCGATTTCTGCATGAACCGGCGCGGCGAGGTCATTCATTACGTGACCGAGAAATACGGCCGCGACAACGTCGCCCAGATCATCACCTTCGGCACCATGATGGCGAAGGCGGCCATCAAGGACGTTGGCCGCGCCATGCAGATTCCCTACGCCGACGTGGACCGCATCGCCAAGATGGTTCCTGCCACGCTCAATATCACGCTGGACAAAGCGCTGGAAGACTCGCCGCCCCTGCAGGCCGCCTACGAGAGCGAAAGCCAGACGAAGGAGTTGATTGACACCGCCAAGCGGCTGGAGGGCCTGGTGCGCAACGCCGGAGTGCATGCGGCGGGCGTGGTCATCTCGCCGCAACCGCTGATTGATCTGGTTCCGCTGCACCGCACCAAGAACGACGAAATCGTGACCGCCTTCGACATGAAGGCGATCGAGAAGATGGGCCTGTTGAAGATGGACTTCCTCGGGCTCACCACGCTGACCATCCTTGATGACGCTCTTAAACTGGTGAAGCAGACGCGCGGCGAAGAACTCGACTGGAACAAGATCGCCCTCGATGACGCGCCAACCTACGAGAAGGTCTTTCACAGCGGACTGACCAGCGGCGTTTTCCAGTTTGAATCGCATGGCATGCGCGACGTCTTACGGCGCTACAAGCCGAGCACTGTCGAGGATCTCACGGCCTTGAACGCGTTGTACCGTCCCGGACCGATCCAGGGCGGAATGATCGACGACTTCATCGAGCGCAAGTGGGGCCGGAGAAAGATCGAATACGAACTGCCGGAGCTGGAGCCTATCCTGCGCGAAACCCTCGGGGTGATCGTGTACCAGGAACAGGTGATGCAGATTGCGAACCGCCTTGCCGGCTACTCGCTGGGCGAAGCCGACCTGCTGCGCCGTGCCATGGGCAAGAAGAAGGCGGAAGAGATGGCGGCGCAGCGCGAACGGTTCATGCGGGGCGCGGCCGCGCACGGGATTCCGGCGCGCAAGGCGGAGAAGATTTTCGACCTGATGGAGCAGTTTGCCGGGTACGGCTTCAACAAGTCGCATTCCGCCGCGTATGCGCTGCTGGCGTATCAGACCGCTTACCTGAAGACTCACTATCCGGTGGAGTTCATGGCAGCGCTGTTGACGTCGCTGACCGGGAGTACCGACGACGTCGTGAAGTACATAAACGAGTGCCGCGAAATGGGCATTCCCGTCGAGCCGCCGGACATCAACGTCAGCGACGCGAACTTTACGCCCCATGGCAATGCCATCCGCTTCGGCCTGGCGGCGATTAAGAACGTCGGCGGAAATGCGATTGACTCCATCGTCGCAGCCCGCAAGAAGCTGGGCCAGCTCCGCTCATTTTTCGAATTCTGCGAAAACGTGGACTTGCGGCTGCTGAATAAGCGGGTCGTTGAATCGCTGATCAAGAGCGGCGCCATGGATTCGCTGGGTCGGCGCAAGCAGCTGTTCGACAATGTGGACAAGGCGATGGAGCGCGGCCAAAAGGCGCAACGCGACATCGAGGCTGGGCAGCACGGCCTTTTCGGGGTCTTCGATGAACCGCAGGAACAGGCGCCGAAGTCGGAATATCTCGATGGCGCCGAGTGGGACGAGCACCAGCGCCTCGCCGCAGAAAAAGAGATTCTCGGTTTCTTCATCACCGGTCATCCCCTCCAGAAATACGAATCGAAGCTGGAGGATTTCGGCGCGCTCTCGACCCAGGAAATCTGCGCTCTCAAGCAGAGCACCGGCAAGGACGAAATCTACTCTGCCGGAATCATCACCAACCTCCGGGTAGCGAAATCGCGCAAGGGCGATCTGTACGCGCAAGGCGTCCTGGAAGATATGCTCGGGACCGTCGACCTGATCGTATTTCCCGAGGCGTACCGCCGTTTGCAGGACAAGGTCAAACTCGAAGTCCCGGTACTGATCAAGGGCGGGGTGCGCGTCGAGGAAGGCTCCAATCCCAAGCTGCTGGTCGGGGAAATCGAGCCGCTGGAGCAGGCGAAGCCGCGCTTGCCGCGCGCCATACGCATCCGTCTTCCATTGGAGAGCGCCACTCTGGACACCGTGGACGGTCTGCACGCCCACTGCGTTTCCCATCCCGGGGAAGCCAAGGTTTTATTTGATGTGGAACGCGCCGGCGACTTCATGGTCATCATGGAGCCGGAGGGCTATAATGTGCAGCCGGACCGGGCGTTCATTGCGCGTGTCGAAGAGCTGTGCGGGCGCGGCAGCGTGCGCGTAGTGGAATAG
- a CDS encoding CCA tRNA nucleotidyltransferase, translated as MADYIYTMETRLTPEQQRAVSLVQDVARAQEMNLYLTGGTIRDIISGFLIRDIDLTVQGNPLRLQKDLEKAGVMVEGVDDDTKTLYVLFPGNVRGEIGMTHSAAYDKPGKPPRITPATTNEDLRRRDFTVNAMALSLNPGSRGLLLDPFNGVADIEAKVIRILHNYAFLEEPSRLIRATRFAHRFHWPLEERTQARYDAAKEGNYIDNVTDRAIAQETESLAYEEDPLHIMRALEKENWLKVLNPRWSVAKVDSAGLSQLLKTRQQMQEFGYNVDMAPAVMYFLTRRLSDSDIRDMQKLNPRRQFVESWRNLEEDAKKLAKRLTGKEAATPSRTWNLLSEAKPETILFLDATSRQQSVSQKLKNFFGKWRQVRQKLPLPEMAELHITPQLPAYPKIEQEAFLLLLDGKLRSRTEILKFLKPYAPPPPPPPPPPKKGKGAKAEPAPAAASAVPAKKGKGKGKAAMANVEVPAAKVEKPSEKPPVKAAKPAPKPAKAKPAPAKKPKKRKR; from the coding sequence ATGGCCGATTACATCTACACCATGGAGACCCGGCTCACGCCGGAGCAACAGCGAGCCGTGAGCCTGGTTCAGGACGTCGCGCGCGCTCAGGAAATGAACCTTTACCTGACCGGCGGGACCATCCGCGACATCATCTCAGGGTTTCTCATTCGCGATATCGATCTCACCGTGCAGGGGAATCCTCTGCGGTTGCAGAAGGACTTGGAAAAAGCCGGCGTGATGGTCGAGGGCGTGGACGACGATACCAAGACGCTATACGTGCTTTTTCCCGGCAACGTGCGCGGCGAGATCGGCATGACCCACTCGGCTGCGTACGACAAACCCGGCAAGCCGCCGCGGATTACACCAGCCACCACTAACGAAGATTTGCGGCGCCGCGATTTCACCGTCAATGCCATGGCGTTGTCGCTTAACCCCGGCTCGCGCGGACTTTTGCTCGATCCCTTCAATGGCGTGGCCGACATCGAAGCCAAGGTCATCCGCATCCTGCACAACTACGCGTTCCTGGAGGAGCCGTCGCGCCTGATTCGCGCCACCCGATTTGCCCACCGCTTTCACTGGCCGTTGGAAGAACGGACGCAGGCCAGGTACGACGCTGCCAAAGAAGGTAATTACATCGACAACGTCACCGACCGCGCCATCGCGCAGGAAACCGAATCGCTCGCGTATGAAGAAGATCCCCTGCACATCATGCGCGCGCTGGAAAAAGAGAATTGGCTGAAAGTGTTGAACCCGCGCTGGTCGGTGGCCAAGGTGGACAGCGCGGGGCTTTCACAGCTGCTCAAGACGCGGCAGCAGATGCAGGAATTCGGATACAACGTCGACATGGCCCCGGCGGTAATGTACTTCCTCACCCGGCGGCTGAGCGATTCTGACATCCGCGACATGCAGAAGCTTAACCCGCGGCGCCAATTCGTGGAATCGTGGCGTAATCTCGAGGAGGACGCCAAGAAACTGGCCAAGCGTCTGACCGGCAAAGAGGCAGCCACGCCTTCTCGTACTTGGAATTTGCTGTCGGAGGCAAAGCCGGAGACCATCCTGTTCCTCGATGCCACCTCACGCCAGCAATCGGTGTCACAGAAGCTGAAAAATTTCTTCGGCAAGTGGCGGCAAGTCCGGCAGAAGCTGCCGTTACCGGAAATGGCGGAACTGCACATCACGCCCCAGTTGCCGGCGTATCCAAAGATCGAACAGGAAGCTTTCTTGCTGCTGCTCGATGGCAAGCTGCGTTCGCGTACCGAAATCTTGAAGTTCCTGAAACCTTACGCACCGCCGCCTCCGCCCCCGCCTCCACCTCCGAAGAAAGGAAAAGGCGCCAAGGCCGAACCGGCGCCGGCTGCTGCGTCCGCTGTACCCGCAAAGAAAGGGAAAGGGAAAGGCAAAGCGGCGATGGCGAATGTCGAGGTGCCCGCCGCGAAGGTCGAGAAGCCTTCCGAGAAGCCACCTGTTAAAGCCGCGAAACCCGCGCCCAAGCCGGCCAAGGCTAAACCCGCGCCGGCAAAGAAACCAAAAAAGCGGAAGCGATAG
- the lpxD gene encoding UDP-3-O-(3-hydroxymyristoyl)glucosamine N-acyltransferase: MKLSKIAATVGARLDGDDLEITSVAGIEEAGPGQLTFVANPKYAAAARTTRASAVIVSNDFPSLATPTLRSGNPYLAFAEAIELFYHPPRYPIGVHSTALVHPSARIGKHGSVGPYVVVDEDVVIGDSCVLLPHVVIYRGAHIGDRFFAHAHAVVREYCVLGNNVVLQNGAVVGGDGFGFAKTGEGRWRKIVQSGPAVLEDDVEVQANACVDRASVGETRIRRGAKIDNLVQVGHASEVGENTLLCSQVGLAGSTVVGNNVILAGQVGVAGHCRLGDGVVATAQSGIPNDVEPGATVSGYPAIDNRQWLRCVAVFNKLPEISRAIRAAGRTAGAPAPEDIEK, encoded by the coding sequence ATGAAACTTTCCAAGATTGCAGCCACAGTGGGCGCTCGCCTCGACGGTGACGACCTGGAAATTACCAGCGTCGCGGGCATCGAGGAAGCGGGTCCGGGACAACTGACGTTCGTCGCCAATCCGAAGTACGCAGCCGCCGCCCGGACCACGCGCGCCTCGGCCGTCATTGTCAGCAACGACTTTCCGTCGCTCGCCACCCCCACGTTGCGCTCCGGAAATCCTTACCTGGCATTCGCGGAAGCAATCGAGCTCTTCTATCATCCGCCGCGCTATCCGATCGGGGTTCATTCCACGGCGCTGGTTCATCCCTCGGCCAGGATCGGAAAGCATGGCTCGGTCGGGCCTTATGTCGTGGTGGATGAAGACGTGGTCATCGGCGACAGCTGCGTGCTGCTGCCGCACGTGGTGATCTATCGCGGCGCGCATATCGGGGACCGCTTCTTTGCCCACGCGCACGCGGTGGTTCGCGAATACTGCGTGTTGGGAAATAACGTCGTTTTGCAAAATGGCGCGGTCGTCGGCGGCGATGGCTTTGGATTCGCAAAGACCGGCGAAGGGCGTTGGAGAAAGATCGTGCAGTCGGGCCCTGCCGTCCTGGAAGACGATGTCGAAGTCCAGGCGAACGCCTGCGTCGATCGGGCCAGCGTGGGCGAAACGCGCATCCGGCGCGGCGCCAAGATCGACAATTTGGTGCAGGTCGGCCATGCTTCCGAAGTCGGCGAAAACACCCTCCTGTGTTCGCAGGTTGGTCTTGCCGGATCGACCGTGGTGGGAAACAACGTGATCCTCGCCGGGCAGGTGGGCGTGGCCGGCCATTGCAGACTCGGCGACGGCGTTGTGGCCACAGCCCAGAGCGGCATTCCCAACGATGTTGAACCGGGAGCGACGGTGAGCGGCTATCCCGCGATCGACAACCGGCAGTGGCTGCGTTGTGTCGCGGTGTTCAACAAGCTGCCGGAAATCTCACGCGCCATTCGCGCCGCGGGTCGGACGGCCGGCGCTCCCGCTCCGGAAGACATCGAAAAGTAG
- a CDS encoding response regulator, whose amino-acid sequence MAELTTVGGKNVKPIRVLLLDDLEDNLVLRSTILRQRGYHVVTSSSIEEAEQKLDDIDIAVLDYHLGAGKFGTDVAESLRSKRPQVPIIILSGTLERKFGGIADIHLLKGHSSVDDLLGALRSFEAKRRGKPVVVDARDFYYRRISEAIGDDVVMEVLDREGNWLYVNEYFAKLFEKKPQHFIGKNKFEEFPDVGEDWREIIQTVADTRETFIDRGFRGLPNLPKKSSRWTWNVLVFPIKLHNDKDGVVLSARLIEKKGM is encoded by the coding sequence ATGGCTGAGCTCACCACCGTCGGCGGTAAGAATGTGAAACCGATTCGCGTCCTCCTGCTCGACGATCTGGAGGACAACCTGGTCCTGCGCTCCACCATTCTGCGGCAGCGGGGCTATCACGTGGTTACGTCATCCTCCATCGAAGAAGCCGAACAGAAGCTGGACGATATCGACATCGCGGTGCTCGATTATCATCTCGGCGCGGGTAAGTTCGGAACCGACGTTGCCGAATCACTCCGCAGCAAGCGCCCGCAGGTTCCGATCATCATTCTTTCCGGCACCCTGGAGCGCAAGTTCGGCGGCATCGCCGACATCCATCTCCTCAAAGGCCACAGTTCGGTCGATGACCTGCTCGGCGCGCTTCGATCCTTCGAAGCCAAGCGGCGCGGCAAGCCGGTGGTAGTAGACGCGCGTGATTTTTACTATCGCCGGATTTCGGAGGCGATCGGTGACGACGTGGTCATGGAAGTCCTGGACCGCGAGGGCAATTGGCTGTACGTCAATGAATACTTCGCCAAGCTTTTCGAGAAAAAGCCGCAGCACTTCATCGGCAAAAATAAGTTCGAGGAGTTTCCCGACGTGGGCGAAGACTGGCGGGAGATCATCCAGACAGTGGCGGACACGCGTGAAACCTTCATCGACCGCGGATTCCGCGGACTGCCAAATTTGCCCAAGAAATCCTCGCGCTGGACCTGGAACGTGCTGGTGTTTCCGATCAAGCTGCACAACGACAAAGACGGAGTCGTGCTGAGCGCGCGCTTAATCGAGAAAAAAGGAATGTAG
- the bshC gene encoding bacillithiol biosynthesis cysteine-adding enzyme BshC, whose protein sequence is MPTDCIPFTAIPHSSQLFRDYLYDFQRVQRFYSLNPRQRDWLPKVAAALPYDDERRQRVANVLERQNRAFGASEQTLAGIQRLRAGAAAAVTGQQVALFGGPMFSLLKAVSAVRVAEEARAGGVDCVPVFWLATEDHDLAEVNHVTLLTSEGKLEKLATPSQGAANAPISEIRFGSEIESVVARASELLGESEVTELIKRAYRPGETLGSAFAQLFARLFADFGVVLLDASDPELHEIGRPVYRAAAMGAEEIDLALLARGKELRAAGYHEQVKVTPSSTLLFQQRNGAREVVHRRNGSFVIGRDLVSREELLAQIAAEPQRFSANVLLRPVVQDFLLPTIAYSGGPAEVAYFAQAAVVYEEVLGRVTPVLPRFSATVVDTRAQRLMTKYRVTLTDLFHGPEVFRELLALRTMPGELDARFVDAEEAVIGAMAGISASLQRMDPTLVEAAGRAASKMLYQLRRLRKRAGNAQLHKNQELNRHAEWLSSVLFPAKNLQEREISGVSFLARHGRELLQTLSAAAQADCPDHQVVNL, encoded by the coding sequence GTGCCGACCGACTGTATCCCGTTCACGGCGATTCCGCACTCGTCGCAGCTTTTCCGCGATTACCTCTATGACTTCCAGCGGGTACAGCGGTTCTATTCCTTGAATCCTCGCCAGCGTGACTGGCTCCCCAAGGTTGCCGCTGCGCTCCCCTACGACGACGAGCGACGGCAGCGCGTCGCCAATGTTCTGGAGCGGCAGAACCGCGCGTTTGGCGCCTCCGAGCAGACCCTGGCCGGCATTCAACGCCTGCGTGCCGGCGCAGCGGCGGCGGTCACCGGCCAGCAGGTGGCCCTCTTTGGCGGGCCCATGTTCTCCCTGCTGAAGGCGGTTTCAGCGGTTCGCGTGGCCGAAGAAGCGCGCGCTGGCGGCGTTGATTGCGTGCCGGTTTTCTGGCTGGCCACCGAAGACCACGATCTGGCCGAAGTCAACCACGTCACCCTGCTGACCTCGGAAGGGAAGCTGGAAAAGTTGGCGACCCCGTCCCAAGGAGCCGCCAACGCGCCCATCAGCGAGATTCGGTTTGGCTCGGAGATAGAAAGCGTTGTGGCCCGCGCCTCCGAGCTGCTCGGGGAAAGCGAAGTCACGGAGCTGATCAAGCGCGCCTACCGTCCCGGGGAGACGTTGGGCAGCGCTTTCGCGCAACTGTTTGCGCGCCTGTTTGCCGACTTCGGCGTGGTTCTGCTGGACGCTTCTGATCCTGAGCTCCACGAGATCGGGCGGCCCGTGTACCGCGCAGCGGCCATGGGCGCGGAAGAAATCGACCTCGCACTGCTTGCGCGCGGCAAGGAGCTGCGCGCGGCCGGCTACCACGAGCAGGTCAAAGTCACGCCCTCCAGTACGCTGCTGTTTCAGCAACGCAACGGCGCTCGCGAGGTGGTCCACCGGCGCAACGGCAGTTTTGTGATTGGGCGCGACCTGGTCTCACGCGAAGAGCTGCTGGCGCAGATTGCCGCCGAGCCGCAACGATTCAGCGCCAACGTCCTGCTGCGACCCGTCGTGCAGGATTTCCTGTTGCCGACCATCGCTTATAGCGGTGGGCCGGCAGAAGTGGCGTACTTTGCGCAGGCGGCGGTGGTGTATGAAGAAGTGCTGGGCCGCGTGACGCCGGTCCTGCCGCGCTTCAGCGCCACGGTGGTGGACACGCGCGCGCAACGGCTGATGACCAAATACAGAGTCACGCTCACCGACCTTTTTCATGGGCCCGAAGTCTTCCGCGAATTGCTGGCGCTCCGCACCATGCCCGGCGAGTTGGATGCCAGGTTTGTCGATGCGGAAGAGGCTGTGATCGGAGCGATGGCCGGTATCAGCGCATCGCTGCAAAGAATGGATCCGACGCTGGTGGAAGCGGCCGGACGCGCCGCCTCGAAGATGCTGTACCAGTTGCGCCGGCTGCGGAAGCGCGCCGGCAACGCGCAGCTGCACAAGAATCAAGAACTCAACCGGCACGCCGAATGGCTGAGCTCGGTGTTGTTCCCGGCCAAGAACTTGCAGGAGCGCGAAATCTCCGGTGTTTCCTTCCTCGCAAGACACGGCCGCGAACTTCTCCAGACGCTTTCCGCGGCCGCCCAGGCCGATTGCCCGGATCATCAGGTGGTTAATTTGTGA
- a CDS encoding NmrA family NAD(P)-binding protein, which translates to MKIAVTTPTGQIGSKLANILLDRKSEVTLIARHPEKVKNLASRGAKVIAGEHSDPAVVEQAVRGADALFWLTPSEITSHDPLGTARRMAEAGASVIRKYPDLHVVQLSSAGAFLPSGTGPIVGLHETEEKFRAAGKNIVSLRPNEFMENVFLSLPTIIGQDSIYTSIPGSVKAPFIATRDIAEIAAEFLLQPIDGHHVVDIVGPQEISFDEWARIAGQAIGKKIRVVTVPGDELKAAMSQGGMSPEMAALLVEMEEAAPRILRQFQGEQKRTGKVTFSQFAREVFAPAYNKAVESAA; encoded by the coding sequence ATGAAGATCGCAGTTACCACTCCTACCGGCCAAATCGGCAGCAAACTCGCCAACATACTTCTTGACCGCAAGTCCGAAGTCACGCTGATCGCCCGACATCCGGAGAAAGTGAAAAATCTGGCCAGCCGCGGGGCAAAGGTCATCGCCGGTGAGCACAGCGATCCCGCGGTGGTTGAGCAGGCGGTGCGTGGCGCCGACGCCTTGTTCTGGCTGACGCCTTCGGAGATAACGTCGCACGATCCCTTGGGTACGGCCCGCCGCATGGCCGAGGCCGGGGCCAGCGTTATCCGCAAGTATCCGGATCTGCATGTGGTTCAACTTTCGAGTGCAGGAGCATTTCTGCCGAGCGGCACGGGGCCGATTGTTGGACTCCACGAGACGGAAGAGAAGTTTCGCGCTGCCGGAAAGAACATCGTCTCGCTGCGCCCGAACGAGTTCATGGAAAACGTGTTTCTTTCGTTGCCGACGATCATCGGACAAGACAGCATCTACACTTCGATTCCGGGGTCGGTGAAAGCGCCATTCATTGCCACGCGGGATATCGCCGAAATTGCTGCAGAGTTTCTGCTCCAGCCGATCGACGGCCATCACGTGGTCGATATCGTGGGCCCGCAGGAGATTTCGTTCGACGAGTGGGCTCGCATCGCCGGACAGGCCATCGGGAAAAAAATCCGCGTGGTCACCGTCCCCGGCGACGAGTTGAAGGCCGCAATGAGCCAGGGCGGGATGTCGCCGGAAATGGCAGCACTGCTGGTTGAAATGGAAGAAGCAGCCCCCAGAATATTAAGGCAGTTCCAGGGCGAACAAAAACGTACCGGCAAAGTTACATTCTCGCAATTTGCCCGGGAAGTGTTCGCGCCCGCATATAACAAGGCCGTGGAGTCGGCGGCGTAG